A genome region from Alteripontixanthobacter maritimus includes the following:
- a CDS encoding mechanosensitive ion channel family protein translates to MTRDIGTAAHTWLAALLIALSALLFVAPASAAMLPSLDTEVAEPAPENEPAAQIDDTQDAGADRRIANRIEDIFAALPAFADTTVTVDGGVVTLAGTVPDDTDIERGAEIAGRVAGVVTVENQLERNVSVDDGLASLGGLRDMAESFLEMLPLIALAAGVAFAIGLIGYLIAGLTGLWRRIAPNSFLAELLASAIRFVFIVGGIVIALDMIGASALLGAVLGGAGVIGLALGFALRDTVENYVASLMLSLRQPFRANDHVLIDDMEGRIIRLTSRATVMMTLDGNHLRIPNSTVFKAVILNYTRNPQRRFEFDLGVDADDDPRAARKVGKAALDALPFILRDPPSEARIIEVGDSNIVIRFLAWIDQSQADFFKAKTRAIPAVKDALEGAGFGLPEPIYRLRFDERTMPLPFETIEKAKPKKGDPEPAREKAAHADVTVTEADEDVAPQDEVARMVDRERSAQSDENDLLDEGRPVE, encoded by the coding sequence ATGACGCGTGACATCGGAACAGCTGCCCACACTTGGCTTGCAGCTTTGCTCATCGCCCTGTCGGCCTTGCTTTTCGTTGCACCCGCGAGTGCCGCAATGCTGCCCTCGCTCGACACCGAGGTGGCGGAGCCTGCCCCCGAAAACGAGCCTGCTGCGCAAATCGACGACACGCAGGATGCGGGTGCCGACAGGCGGATTGCCAACCGGATCGAGGATATCTTCGCCGCTCTGCCTGCCTTTGCGGATACGACCGTCACTGTGGATGGCGGCGTCGTCACGCTCGCAGGCACAGTGCCGGACGACACCGATATCGAGCGCGGAGCCGAGATTGCCGGCCGTGTTGCAGGCGTGGTTACTGTCGAAAACCAGCTTGAGCGTAATGTCTCGGTCGATGATGGGCTCGCCTCGCTTGGCGGGCTGCGCGATATGGCGGAAAGCTTCCTCGAAATGCTGCCGCTGATTGCGCTGGCCGCAGGGGTAGCGTTTGCCATCGGGCTGATTGGCTACCTTATCGCCGGGCTGACCGGGCTGTGGCGCCGGATCGCACCCAATTCCTTCCTCGCCGAATTGCTGGCGAGCGCCATCCGGTTCGTGTTCATCGTTGGCGGCATCGTGATCGCGCTGGACATGATCGGCGCCAGTGCATTGCTCGGCGCGGTGCTTGGCGGGGCCGGCGTTATCGGGTTGGCCCTGGGGTTTGCGTTGCGCGATACGGTGGAGAATTACGTCGCCTCGCTGATGCTCAGCCTGCGCCAGCCATTTCGCGCAAACGATCATGTCCTGATCGACGACATGGAGGGCCGCATCATCCGCCTGACCAGCCGCGCCACGGTGATGATGACGCTGGACGGCAACCATTTGCGCATCCCGAATTCGACCGTCTTCAAGGCAGTGATCCTCAACTACACCCGCAATCCGCAGCGCCGTTTCGAATTCGACTTAGGCGTGGATGCCGATGACGATCCACGGGCCGCACGCAAGGTCGGCAAGGCCGCGCTCGACGCATTGCCGTTTATCCTCCGCGACCCGCCATCGGAAGCGCGCATTATCGAGGTCGGCGATTCCAATATCGTCATCCGCTTCCTGGCCTGGATCGACCAGAGCCAGGCGGACTTCTTCAAGGCGAAAACCCGCGCGATCCCTGCCGTAAAGGACGCGCTGGAAGGCGCCGGGTTCGGCCTTCCGGAACCGATTTACCGCCTGCGTTTCGATGAACGCACCATGCCCCTGCCGTTTGAAACCATCGAAAAGGCGAAGCCGAAGAAGGGTGATCCGGAACCCGCTCGGGAAAAAGCCGCACACGCCGATGTTACAGTTACCGAAGCGGACGAGGATGTCGCGCCGCAGGACGAGGTCGCCCGCATGGTCGATCGGGAACGGTCGGCGCAAAGCGACGAGAACGATCTGCTGGACGAAGGTCGTCCGGTCGAATGA